The proteins below are encoded in one region of Streptomyces roseirectus:
- the rpoB gene encoding DNA-directed RNA polymerase subunit beta, giving the protein MAASRTASTANTNNAASTAPLRISFAKIKEPLEVPNLLALQTESFDWLLGNTAWQSRVEEALESGQDVPTKSGLEEIFEEISPIEDFSGSMSLTFRDHRFEPPKNSIDECKERDFTYAAPLFVTAEFTNNETGEIKSQTVFMGDFPLMTNKGTFVINGTERVVVSQLVRSPGVYFDSSIDKTSDKDIFSAKIIPSRGAWLEMEIDKRDMVGVRIDRKRKQSVTVLLKALGYTTEQILEEFGEYESMRATLEKDHTQGQDDALLDIYRKLRPGEPPTREAAQTLLENLYFNPKRYDLAKVGRYKVNKKLAADAPLDAGVLTVEDVIATIKYLVKLHAGETETVGDSGQTIVVETDDIDHFGNRRLRSVGELIQNQVRTGLARMERVVRERMTTQDVEAITPQTLINIRPVVASIKEFFGTSQLSQFMDQNNPLSGLTHKRRLSALGPGGLSRERAGFEVRDVHPSHYGRMCPIETPEGPNIGLIGSLASYGRVNAFGFVETPYRKVVDGQVTDEVDYLTADEEDRFVIAQANATLNDELRFTENRVLVRRRGGEVDYVPGDEVDYMDVSPRQMVSVATAMIPFLEHDDANRALMGANMMRQAVPLIKSEAPLVGTGMEYRSAVDAGDVVKAEKPGVVQEVSADYITTANDDGTYITYRLHKFSRSNQGTSVNQKVIVDEGDRIITGQVLADGPATENGEMALGKNLLVAFMPWEGHNYEDAIILSQRLVQDDVLSSIHIEEHEVDARDTKLGPEEITRDIPNVSEEVLADLDERGIIRIGAEVVAGDILVGKVTPKGETELTPEERLLRAIFGEKAREVRDTSLKVPHGEIGKIIGVRVFDREEGDELPPGVNQLVRVYVAQKRKITDGDKLAGRHGNKGVISKILPIEDMPFLEDGTPVDIILNPLGVPSRMNPGQVLEIHLGWLASRGWDVSGLADEWAQRLQVIGADQVAPGTNVATPVFDGAREDELAGLLNHTIPNRDGERMVLPSGKARLFDGRSGEPFPDPISVGYMYILKLHHLVDDKLHARSTGPYSMITQQPLGGKAQFGGQRFGEMEVWALEAYGAAYALQELLTIKSDDVTGRVKVYEAIVKGENIPEPGIPESFKVLIKEMQSLCLNVEVLSSDGMSIEMRDTDEDVFRAAEELGIDLSRREPSSVEEV; this is encoded by the coding sequence TTGGCCGCCTCGCGCACCGCCTCGACCGCGAATACGAACAACGCCGCCAGCACTGCCCCGCTGCGCATCTCCTTTGCAAAGATCAAGGAGCCTCTCGAGGTTCCGAACCTGCTCGCGCTCCAGACCGAGAGCTTCGACTGGCTGCTCGGCAACACCGCCTGGCAGAGTCGGGTCGAGGAGGCTCTGGAGAGCGGTCAGGACGTCCCCACCAAGTCCGGTCTGGAGGAGATCTTCGAGGAGATCTCCCCGATCGAGGACTTCTCCGGGTCGATGTCGCTGACCTTCCGCGACCACCGCTTCGAGCCGCCGAAGAACAGCATCGACGAGTGCAAGGAGCGCGACTTCACGTACGCCGCGCCGCTCTTCGTCACCGCCGAGTTCACCAACAACGAGACCGGCGAGATCAAGTCCCAGACGGTCTTCATGGGCGACTTCCCGCTCATGACGAACAAGGGCACCTTCGTCATCAACGGCACCGAGCGTGTCGTCGTGTCGCAGCTCGTGCGCTCGCCCGGTGTCTACTTCGACTCCTCCATCGACAAGACGTCCGACAAGGACATCTTCTCCGCCAAGATCATCCCGTCCCGGGGTGCCTGGCTGGAGATGGAGATCGACAAGCGCGACATGGTCGGCGTCCGCATCGACCGCAAGCGCAAGCAGTCCGTGACCGTCCTCCTCAAGGCCCTCGGCTACACCACCGAGCAGATCCTGGAGGAGTTCGGCGAGTACGAGTCCATGCGCGCCACCCTGGAGAAGGACCACACCCAGGGCCAGGACGACGCGCTGCTCGACATCTACCGCAAGCTGCGTCCGGGCGAGCCGCCGACCCGTGAGGCCGCGCAGACGCTCCTCGAGAACCTGTACTTCAACCCGAAGCGCTACGACCTCGCGAAGGTCGGCCGCTACAAGGTCAACAAGAAGCTCGCCGCGGACGCCCCGCTCGACGCCGGTGTGCTGACCGTCGAGGACGTCATCGCGACGATCAAGTACCTGGTCAAGCTGCACGCGGGCGAGACCGAGACGGTCGGCGACAGCGGTCAGACGATCGTCGTCGAGACCGACGACATCGACCACTTCGGCAACCGCCGTCTGCGCAGCGTCGGCGAGCTGATCCAGAACCAGGTCCGTACGGGTCTCGCCCGTATGGAGCGTGTCGTGCGCGAGCGCATGACCACCCAGGACGTCGAGGCGATCACGCCGCAGACCCTGATCAACATCCGGCCGGTCGTCGCCTCCATCAAGGAGTTCTTCGGCACCAGCCAGCTGTCGCAGTTCATGGACCAGAACAACCCGCTGTCGGGGCTCACCCACAAGCGCCGTCTGTCGGCCCTTGGTCCCGGTGGTCTCTCCCGTGAGCGGGCCGGCTTCGAGGTCCGTGACGTGCACCCCTCGCACTACGGCCGCATGTGCCCGATCGAGACGCCCGAAGGCCCGAACATCGGTCTGATCGGCTCGCTCGCCTCCTACGGCCGCGTCAACGCGTTCGGTTTCGTCGAGACCCCGTACCGCAAGGTCGTCGACGGCCAGGTCACCGACGAGGTCGACTACCTGACCGCCGACGAGGAGGACCGCTTCGTCATCGCGCAGGCCAACGCCACGCTCAACGACGAACTGCGCTTCACCGAGAACCGCGTCCTGGTCCGCCGTCGTGGTGGCGAGGTCGACTACGTCCCCGGTGACGAGGTCGACTACATGGACGTCTCGCCGCGCCAGATGGTGTCGGTCGCGACCGCCATGATCCCGTTCCTCGAGCACGACGACGCCAACCGTGCCCTCATGGGCGCGAACATGATGCGCCAGGCCGTGCCGCTCATCAAGAGCGAGGCCCCGCTCGTCGGCACCGGCATGGAGTACCGCTCCGCCGTCGACGCCGGTGACGTCGTCAAGGCCGAGAAGCCCGGTGTGGTCCAGGAGGTCTCCGCGGACTACATCACCACCGCGAACGACGACGGCACGTACATCACGTACCGCCTGCACAAGTTCTCGCGCTCCAACCAGGGCACCTCGGTCAACCAGAAGGTCATCGTCGACGAGGGCGACCGGATCATCACCGGCCAGGTCCTGGCCGACGGTCCGGCCACCGAGAACGGCGAGATGGCGCTCGGCAAGAACCTGCTCGTCGCGTTCATGCCGTGGGAGGGCCACAACTACGAAGACGCGATCATCCTGTCGCAGCGCCTCGTCCAGGACGACGTCCTCTCCTCGATCCACATCGAGGAGCACGAGGTCGACGCCCGTGACACCAAGCTCGGCCCCGAGGAGATCACCCGGGACATCCCGAACGTCTCCGAAGAGGTCCTGGCCGACCTCGACGAGCGCGGCATCATCCGCATCGGTGCCGAGGTCGTCGCCGGTGACATCCTCGTCGGCAAGGTCACGCCCAAGGGTGAGACCGAGCTGACGCCCGAGGAGCGGCTGCTGCGCGCGATCTTCGGTGAGAAGGCCCGCGAGGTCCGTGACACCTCGCTGAAGGTGCCGCACGGCGAGATCGGCAAGATCATCGGCGTCCGCGTCTTCGACCGCGAGGAGGGGGACGAGCTTCCCCCGGGCGTCAACCAGCTGGTGCGCGTGTACGTGGCGCAGAAGCGCAAGATCACCGACGGTGACAAGCTCGCCGGCCGCCACGGCAACAAGGGTGTTATTTCCAAGATCCTGCCGATCGAGGACATGCCGTTCCTGGAGGACGGCACCCCGGTCGACATCATCCTCAACCCGCTCGGTGTGCCGTCCCGAATGAACCCGGGACAGGTCCTGGAGATCCACCTCGGCTGGCTCGCCAGCCGTGGCTGGGACGTCTCCGGGCTCGCCGACGAGTGGGCGCAGCGCCTCCAGGTCATCGGCGCCGACCAGGTCGCCCCCGGCACCAACGTCGCCACCCCGGTCTTCGACGGTGCCCGTGAGGACGAGCTGGCGGGTCTGCTGAACCACACCATCCCCAACCGCGACGGCGAGCGCATGGTGCTCCCGTCCGGCAAGGCGCGGCTGTTCGACGGCCGTAGCGGTGAGCCGTTCCCGGACCCGATCTCCGTCGGCTACATGTACATCCTCAAGCTCCACCACCTGGTCGACGACAAGCTGCACGCCCGGTCGACCGGTCCGTACTCGATGATCACCCAGCAGCCGCTGGGTGGTAAGGCCCAGTTCGGTGGCCAGCGATTCGGCGAGATGGAGGTGTGGGCGCTGGAGGCTTACGGCGCCGCGTACGCCCTCCAGGAGCTGCTGACCATCAAGTCCGACGACGTCACCGGCCGCGTGAAGGTCTACGAGGCCATCGTCAAGGGCGAGAACATCCCCGAGCCCGGCATCCCCGAGTCCTTCAAGGTGCTCATCAAGGAGATGCAGTCCCTGTGCCTCAACGTGGAGGTGCTGTCCTCGGACGGCATGTCCATCGAGATGCGCGACACCGACGAGGACGTCTTCCGCGCGGCGGAAGAGCTCGGCATCGACCTGTCCCGGCGCGAGCCGAGCAGCGTCGAAGAGGTCTGA